The Montipora capricornis isolate CH-2021 chromosome 1, ASM3666992v2, whole genome shotgun sequence genome contains a region encoding:
- the LOC138059386 gene encoding uncharacterized protein, with protein sequence MTIPRCTRQSFLIVLESLTSLTNTLMEIGHSHLLDRICFKSMTTMGLECYFKGMRADHDMPTVANYAYRRARCVEDDMLRIYQKDFSYFTGPNSFYPEKIIKGEPPNIKKRPNKHSVITEGTGNKEEDKRRETVMQEFAGEYGRGVRQENVRSKTKELTGTLRYAPSMCPTTITTSLEESEDITTACQVVDANVALRSTAVRVQTIYQKDDILAVRHNRRREISPFWLVVLLEDVQIEVNGGNFVQQRVSLKWLNQTSDSLTYTSGDVCNGNSPKCILTRVLDFSSDGSDIILTTEEDNRLCRIANGDYGDDDDNESETAPPTAEDEGEVFLPIRLPGVSLSGRRTTQFILR encoded by the coding sequence ATGACCATACCTCGATGTACCCGACAGTCCTTCCTCATAGTGTTAGAATCGCTGACCAGCCTTACCAACACGCTAATGGAGATTGGGCATAGTCACCTTCTGGACAGGATCTGTTTCAAAAGTATGACAACTATGGGCCTGGAATGCTATTTCAAAGGAATGCGAGCAGACCACGACATGCCTACAGTGGCTAACTACGCTTACAGAAGAGCGCGCTGCGTGGAAGACGACATGCTGCGCATTTATCAGAAGGATTTCTCATATTTCACTGGGCCCAATTCATTTTATCCTGAAAAAATTATCAAAGGTGAACCCCCAAACATCAAGAAGCGACCAAACAAGCACTCAGTAATCACTGAAGGAACAGGTAAcaaagaagaagacaaaagGCGAGAAACTGTGATGCAAGAATTTGCTGGAGAGTATGGAAGAGGCGTAAGACAGGAAAATGTCCGCTCAAAAACAAAAGAGCTAACTGGCACCCTTCGTTATGCCCCTAGTATGTGTCCCACGACCATCACAACCTCGTTAGAGGAAAGCGAAGACATAACAACAGCCTGCCAAGTTGTTGATGCTAATGTGGCACTGCGGAGTACGGCTGTACGGGTGCAAACCATTTACCAGAAAGACGACATATTGGCAGTAAGACACAACCGTAGAAGAGAGATCTCGCCTTTCTGGCTAGTAGTTCTTCTGGAGGATGTACAAATAGAAGTGAATGGTGGGAATTTTGTGCAGCAAAGAGTATCCCTAAAGTGGCTTAACCAGACAAGTGATTCACTAACATACACCTCCGGTGATGTCTGTAATGGGAATTCCCCCAAGTGCATTCTAACCCGAGTACTAGACTTTTCTTCCGATGGATCAGACATCATTTTAACAACAGAGGAGGATAACAGGCTCTGTCGAATTGCTAATGGGGACTATGGTGACGATGATGACAATGAGAGTGAAACTGCACCACCAACTGCAGAGGATGAGGGAGAAGTATTCCTCCCGATAAGACTGCCGGGAGTTAGTTTATCAGGACGGAGAACGACACAGTTTATTCTAAGATAA
- the LOC138059395 gene encoding uncharacterized protein: protein MPGEASPPTRRGILSVVSSVYDPLGLAAAFVLPAKRLLQDLCREKLGWDDAITSKYEVSWERWLADLPKLSKFSAERCLKPDGFGVIMSSQLHHFADASEIGYGSVSYLRLVNAHNEAHCSFLCAKSRVAPLRMITIPHLELSAAVTAVKQDRLLKRELEISVNARSIFWMDSTAVVRYVKNETIRYHTFVANRVGIIRDGSQPNQWFHVNGDNNPADDASRGLTADIFLRQSRWLTGPAFLWPAQDELFGEIATNDPEMKVEVRAGVSSLSTPKSPLLQYTSRCSSWSLLVKVVAWLFRYKNNLLKASKGDKPRNGSFMLITLEEIQRAEGEILKHVQRQSFPEETANPKKQVKKSSCLYKLDPIFVNGLLRVGGRLCNSTLSSESKNQIILPKDDRVSRLIIDHYHKACGHSGREHVLSLICERFWITQGSSAVKSVLAKCVICRRSQASLCQQKMVDLQEDHVRPDRPPFTTVGLDFFGPFQVRRGHSLVKRYGVIFTCLAIHAVHIEVAFSLDTDSFLLALQRFIARRGQVKEIDSDNGTNFTNGERELRDAISEWNQEKIHNSLLQKNIKWTFSLPYGSHFGGIWERCIRTIRKILQSLLREQITDDESLPTLMCEVESILNSRPILAISSDPCDLDALTPNHLLLLKSEAPLPPGLFQHKDLP from the coding sequence ATGCCGGGAGAAGCTAGCCCACCCACACGAAGAGGTATCCTTTCGGTTGTGAGTTCAGTATATGATCCTCTTGGTCTCGCTGCAGCGTTCGTGTTGCCAGCCAAACGCTTGCTTCAAGATTTATGCCGGGAGAAGCTAGGATGGGATGATGCGATCACCTCAAAGTACGAGGTTTCTTGGGAACGATGGTTggcagatttacccaaattgtctAAATTCTCTGCCGAACGCTGCCTGAAGCCAGATGGTTTTGGTGTCATTATGTCCAGTCAGCTACATCATTTTGCTGATGCATCTGAAATCGGTTATGGGTCAGTTAGTTATCTTCGTCTTGTCAATGCCCACAATGAAGCCCATTGCTCTTTTCTCTGCGCGAAGTCACGTGTCGCTCCGTTGAGGATGATAACGATCCCTCATCTGGAATTGTCTGCGGCGGTAACAGCTGTTAAGCAAGACAGATTATTGAAGAGAGAGTTGGAGATCTCAGTCAATGCAAGGTCGATCTTCTGGATGGACAGTACCGCAGTTGTGCGCTACGTCAAGAATGAAACAATCCGGTACCACACCTTTGTTGCCAATAGGGTAGGGATTATTCGTGACGGGTCACAGCctaatcagtggtttcatgtCAATGGAGATAATAACCCTGCTGATGACGCCTCGCGTGGTTTGACGGCAGATATTTTCCTTCGTCAAAGTCGTTGGTTAACGGGGCCGGCATTCCTTTGGCCAGCGCAAGATGAGCTATTTGGCGAGATTGCAACTAATGATCCTGAAATGAAAGTAGAAGTTCGAGCTGGCGTGTCTTCTCTGAGCACCCCTAAAAGTCCATTATTGCAGTACACTAGCAGATGTTCCTCATGGTCTCTCCTGGTGAAAGTCGTTGCCTGGCTTTTCCGTTACAAAAATAATCTCCTCAAGGCAAGTAAAGGAGACAAACCACGAAATGGCAGTTTTATGCTCATCACCCTTGAAGAAATCCAACGGGCAGAGGGAGAAATTCTAAAGCATGTCCAACGGCAATCCTTCCCGGAGGAAACGGCAAATCCTAAGAAGCAGGTTAAGAAGAGTAGTTGCCTTTACAAGCTCGACCCAATCTTTGTGAATGGTCTGTTGCGCGTGGGTGGTAGACTTTGCAACTCTACCTTGTCTTCAGAGTCAAAGAATCAGATTATTCTCCCAAAAGATGATCGCGTGAGCAGATTAATTATCGATCATTATCACAAGGCGTGTGGCCATTCTGGAAGAGAGCATGTTTTGTCCCTCATCTGCGAAAGATTTTGGATAACTCAGGGAAGTTCAGCCGTAAAGAGTGTTCTCGCAAAGTGCGTCATATGCCGACGTTCACAAGCATCTCTTTGTCAACAGAAAATGGTGGACTTGCAAGAAGATCACGTTCGACCTGACAGACCACCGTTCACGACAGTTGGCTTGGATTTCTTTGGTCCATTCCAAGTTCGTCGTGGTCATAGTCTCGTTAAGAGATATGGTGTAATTTTCACCTGCTTAGCTATCCATGCTGTGCATATAGAAGTTGCTTTCAGCCTCGACACAGACTCCTTTCTGTTGGCTCTTCAAAGATTTATTGCGAGAAGAGGTCAAGTAAAGGAAATAGATTCAGACAATGGCACCAATTTCACAAATGGTGAGCGAGAGCTCCGCGATGCTATTTCAGAGTGGAACCAAGAGAAAATCCACAATTCCCTTttgcagaaaaatatcaagtgGACCTTCAGCCTCCCTTACGGTTCCCATTTTGGAGGTATCTGGGAAAGATGCATACGAACCATCAGGAAGATTCTTCAGTCCTTACTTAGGGAACAAATAACCGATGATGAAAGTCTACCCACGCTAATGTGCGAGGTCGAGAGCATCCTTAACAGTCGACCCATTTTGGCCATATCCAGCGACCCCTGTGACTTGGACGCCTTGACTCCCAATCATTTGCTTTTACTAAAATCTGAGGCCCCCTTGCCTCCTGGCCTATTCCAGCACAAAGAtctaccgtaa
- the LOC138059403 gene encoding uncharacterized protein: MALPFRDREVVVPNNRVQAEQRALWLKWKLHGNKNLYADYKVFMAEILEKGYARKVPVHTQALNCVKWYIPHHGIYHPCKPGKIRVVLDCSAKFQGKSLNDLLLKGPDLTNTLFGVLMRFRQERIAIMADIEAMFYQVRVAEEDGTFFRFLWWPEGNLDENLEEYQMVVHLFGAASSPACFNIALRKTAEDNSDHFPREVLSSVNKNFYVDDCLKSLPSTEEALQHASDLKCLLSRGGFHLTKWVSNSRRVLDTIPEAERAKEAKNLDLSKENLPFERALGVRWCIETDTFGFKIDLKHSPPT; encoded by the coding sequence ATGGCTTTGCCATTCAGAGATCGTGAAGTCGTGGTGCCAAACAATCGGGTACAAGCTGAACAGCGAGCGCTATGGCTGAAGTGGAAGCTCCATGGTAACAAGAACCTGTATGCTGACTACAAGGTCTTTATGGCTGAGATTTTAGAGAAGGGCTACGCCCGTAAAGTTCCTGTGCACACGCAAGCGTTAAACTGTGTAAAGTGGTATATCCCGCACCATGGCATCTACCATCCTTGCAAGCCTGGTAAAATACGAGTCGTTTTGGACTGTTCTGCGAAGTTTCAAGGAAAGTCGCTCAATGATCTGTTGCTCAAGGGTCCAGACTTAACAAACACGTTGTTCGGTGTATTGATGAGGTTTCGCCAAGAAAGGATAGCAATCATGGCGGATATTGAAGCGATGTTTTACCAGGTTAGAGTAGCCGAAGAAGACGGAACCTTTTTCCGTTTCCTGTGGTGGCCTGAGGGAAACCTGGACGAAAATCTCGAAGAGTATCAGATGGTTGTGCATTTGTTTGGAGCAGCTTCATCTCCAGCATGTTTTAACATTGCCCTCCGAAAGACGGCAGAGGACAACAGCGACCACTTTCCAAGGGAAGTTTTAAGCTCGGTTAACAAGAACTTTTATGTAGACGATTGCCTGAAATCTTTACCATCAACTGAAGAAGCATTACAACATGCAAGTgatttgaaatgtttgctgtCAAGAGGTGGATTTCATCTAACCAAATGGGTTAGTAATAGTCGCAGAGTCCTTGATACCATCCCTGAAGCCGAGCGCGCCAAAGAAGCAAAGAACTTGGACCTTAGTAAAGAAAATCTACCATTCGAAAGAGCCCTTGGAGTTCGATGGTGCATAGAAACGGATACTTTTGGGTTCAAGATAGACCTGAAACATAGCCCACCCACATGA